Proteins encoded together in one Apis cerana isolate GH-2021 linkage group LG4, AcerK_1.0, whole genome shotgun sequence window:
- the LOC108003383 gene encoding unconventional myosin-XVIIIa isoform X11: MPSVPVTYSTSSMSPVPNDNSQIFEESRIGKLLVDRPNDSNDIENLRKPMELNALTKRPPLPPFRRPVSKLNLTRSPSPCSFSSNHSCRSRSASVLSSRTRTSLDSPTNLTTPPRRIFPVENNSCLDSMEDLSVKEQAPVVFDASLNFVLGCDKQKVRQSFRPTASHMEPSTASSYLSSKISQFLKRTDHIMDEWRNLGHRDDSDNDLNSMMTRGRRRGQMGRSQSATNIMIRGYQYYSRSNSVGKNSYSRRSISRASEDRTISDGQELSEMTADFAEEHSTSTLAAERIDAETSERLRLERELQDITEANKNLQQTTERLEMELLYARAADLNGVASDAEDGEDGGVYKQRYEHAVRELEFTKRKMAQQHEDDLEQLVGLKKQLEKKLADAYEEVEEQRQVVGQWKRRVQKLNGEMHDLRLLLEEQTARNNLLEKKQRKFDSETQNLMNDLRQEKAQRERLAREKEIAIAEKFTIEQNLSDARLEIELKEERLRTLSQELEELTFGGKTEEEVAQLKKAKHELEKRVKDQEEELDDLAGQVQLLEQAKLRLEMSIEQQRKEIRKEMQQRDEELEDVRGNALKKVKALESQLENEHEERTILLREKHELERRLVAIEEQDRAERAAEAETMHRLKRDLKRTKALLRDAQTMLERSKGDSTGKAALRQLKNQLEDAECARATAVKAKQALEQELNETQASLEEAQRQRSEAEERANIASRERTELLSQLEENEEELAEVLKKYRAAVQQVSAEQGQLQEAQVQIAALEAEKSALKDQLSELTQRLESVEQLGDPTANSLATRRLEFRAKELESKLELEQTTRARLETQIARLKESVEKLQTECALLRTKEQSAQDTSRRLQRSLREAREEASSALAREQESTRARRELEKSLEAAEAETKVARDDLRLALQRIDDLQSAIQGELDLDCSEEGTTENSDSD; the protein is encoded by the exons ATGCCGTCAGTGCCGGTCACGTACTCGACGAGCTCGATGTCGCCCGTTCCGAACGACAACTCGCAAATTTTCGAGGAGTCTCGTATCGGCAAATTGCTGGTCGATAGACCTAACGATTCGAACGACATCGAGAACTTACGGAAACCAATGGAGCTGAACGCTTTAACGAAGAGACCACCGTTGCCGCCGTTCAGGAGACCGGTTAGCAAGTTGAATTTGACCAGGAGTCCATCGCCCTGCAGCTTCTCCTCCAACCACTCCTGTCGTTCGAGATCGGCATCCGTCCTGTCCTCCAGGACTCGAACTAGCCTCGACTCGCCGACCAACCTCACCACACCTCCGAGAAGAATCTTTCCTGTGGAGAATAACTCGTGTTTGGATTCGATGGAGGATCTGTCCGTGAAGGAACAGGCTCCTGTTGTGTTCGATGCCAGCCTCAATTTTGTGCTGGGTTGCGACAAGCAGAAAGTGAGACAATCCTTCAGACCAACGGCTTCTCACATGGAGCCATCGACCGCCTCCTCTTACTTGTCCTCCAAGATCTCGCAATTCCTCAAGAGGACCGATCACATAATGGACGAGTGGCGAAACCTGGGTCACAGGGATGACTCGGATAACGATTTGAACTCGATGATGACACGGGGTCGGAGGAGAGGACAGATGGGGAGAAGTCAGAGCGCCACGAACATCATGATCCGCGGTTATCAGTATTACAGCAGGTCGAACAGCGTTGGGAAAAACTCTTATTCGAGGCGTTCCATTTCTCGCGCTTCGGAAGACAGGACCATTTCCGATGGTCAAGAG TTGAGCGAAATGACCGCCGATTTTGCAGAAGAGCATTCGACGTCGACACTGGCGGCCGAGAGAATCGACGCCGAAACATCGGAGCGTCTGCGACTGGAACGTGAACTCCAGGATATAACCGAGGCGAATAAGAATCTCCAGCAGACGACTGAACGTCTGGAAATGGAACTTTTGTATGCAAGGGCCGCAGATTTGAACGGTGTCGCATCGGATGCCGAGGATGGCGAAGACGGTGGCGTATACAAACAGAGATACGAACACGCCGTGAGAGAGCTCGAGttcacaaaaagaaaaatggcgcAACAGCACGAGGATGATCTTGAACAGCTTGTCGGGCTTAAGAAGCAATTAGAGAAGAAG TTAGCCGATGCTTATGAAGAAGTGGAAGAACAACGTCAAGTCGTCGGACAATGGAAGAGACGCGTCCAAAAATTGAACGGCGAAATGCATGATCTAAGATTATTGCTTGAGGAACAAACAGCCAGGAATAATCTTCTGGAAAAGAAACAGCGcaa GTTCGATTCGGAAActcaaaatttaatgaacGATCTACGACAAGAAAAAGCGCAACGTGAAAGATTAgccagagaaaaagaaattgcgaTTGCAGAGAAATTTACCATAGAGCAAAATCTTAGC gACGCAAGATTAGAAATCGAattaaaggaagaaagattACGGACATTAAGTCAAGAACTTGAAGAATTAACATTTGGCGGGAAAACGGAAGAGGAAGTAGCACAGTTGAAAAAAGCGAAGCACGAATTAGAGAAAAGAGTAAAAGATCAAGAAGAAGAGTTAGATGATCTTGCTGGTCAAGTGCAGCTTCTTGAGCAAGCGAAGCTGAGGCTAGAGATGAGTATCGAGCAACAGCGTAAAGAAATACGCAAAGAAATGCAACAAAGGGATGAGGAACTGGAAGATGTGCGTGGTAACGCATTGAAAAAAGTGAAAGCTTTGGAATCACAGCTGGAAAACGAACATGAGGAGAGAACGATATTACTTCGAGAAAAACACGAGCTGGAACGTCGTTTGGTTGCTATTGAGGAACAAGATCGTGCTGAACGTGCCGCAGAAGCTGAAACTATGCAtag GTTGAAGAGAGACTTGAAAAGAACCAAAGCTTTGCTAAGAGATGCTCAAACGATGCTGGAGAGATCAAAAGGCGATTCGACTGGTAAGGCAGCTCTAcgacaattaaaaaatcaattggaGGATGCAGAATGTGCTAGAGCAACTGCTGTCAAAGCGAAACAAGCATTGGAACAAGAATTAAATGAGACACAGGCTTCGCTAGAGGAAGCTCAACGACAACGCTCTGAAGCGGAAGAACGGGCAAATATAGCTAGTCGTGAACGAACTGAGCTATTATCACAATTggaagaaaacgaagaagagTTAGCTGaa gttttaaagaaatatcggGCAGCAGTGCAGCAAGTATCGGCAGAACAGGGTCAATTACAAGAAGCACAAGTACAGATTGCTGCATTAGAAGCGGAAAAGTCTGCCTTGAAGGATCAATTATCAGAGTTGACACAACGACTCGAATCCGTTGAACAGCTCGGTGATCCAACTGCCAACAGTCTTGCTACACGGCGACTCGAGTTCCGTGCCAAGGAACTCGAAAGTAAGCTAGAATTGGAACAAACCACGAGAGCACGTTTAGAa ACTCAAATAGCGAGATTGAAAGAAAGTGTGGAGAAATTACAAACTGAATGTGCACTACTTCGTACAAAAGAACAGAGTGCCCAAGATACTTCCAGAAGATTGCAAAGATCATTACGGGAAGCAAGAGAAGAGGCCAGTTCAGCTCTAGCGCGTGAACAAGAATCTACCCGTGCTCGTCGCGAATTGGAAAAATCTCTTGAGGCTGCTGAAGCAGAAACTAAAGTCGCCAGAGACGATCTTAGATTGGCGCTTCAAAGAATCGATGATCTGCAAAGCGCTATTCAAGGTGAACTTGATTTGGATTGCAGCGAGGAAGGGACAACGGAAAATAGTGATAG tGATTGA
- the LOC108003383 gene encoding unconventional myosin-XVIIIa isoform X10, with the protein MPSVPVTYSTSSMSPVPNDNSQIFEESRIGKLLVDRPNDSNDIENLRKPMELNALTKRPPLPPFRRPVSKLNLTRSPSPCSFSSNHSCRSRSASVLSSRTRTSLDSPTNLTTPPRRIFPVENNSCLDSMEDLSVKEQAPVVFDASLNFVLGCDKQKVRQSFRPTASHMEPSTASSYLSSKISQFLKRTDHIMDEWRNLGHRDDSDNDLNSMMTRGRRRGQMGRSQSATNIMIRGYQYYSRSNSVGKNSYSRRSISRASEDRTISDGQELSEMTADFAEEHSTSTLAAERIDAETSERLRLERELQDITEANKNLQQTTERLEMELLYARAADLNGVASDAEDGEDGGVYKQRYEHAVRELEFTKRKMAQQHEDDLEQLVGLKKQLEKKLADAYEEVEEQRQVVGQWKRRVQKLNGEMHDLRLLLEEQTARNNLLEKKQRKFDSETQNLMNDLRQEKAQRERLAREKEIAIAEKFTIEQNLSDARLEIELKEERLRTLSQELEELTFGGKTEEEVAQLKKAKHELEKRVKDQEEELDDLAGQVQLLEQAKLRLEMSIEQQRKEIRKEMQQRDEELEDVRGNALKKVKALESQLENEHEERTILLREKHELERRLVAIEEQDRAERAAEAETMHRLKRDLKRTKALLRDAQTMLERSKGDSTGKAALRQLKNQLEDAECARATAVKAKQALEQELNETQASLEEAQRQRSEAEERANIASRERTELLSQLEENEEELAEVLKKYRAAVQQVSAEQGQLQEAQVQIAALEAEKSALKDQLSELTQRLESVEQLGDPTANSLATRRLEFRAKELESKLELEQTTRARLETQIARLKESVEKLQTECALLRTKEQSAQDTSRRLQRSLREAREEASSALAREQESTRARRELEKSLEAAEAETKVARDDLRLALQRIDDLQSAIQGELDLDCSEEGTTENSDRYLLY; encoded by the exons ATGCCGTCAGTGCCGGTCACGTACTCGACGAGCTCGATGTCGCCCGTTCCGAACGACAACTCGCAAATTTTCGAGGAGTCTCGTATCGGCAAATTGCTGGTCGATAGACCTAACGATTCGAACGACATCGAGAACTTACGGAAACCAATGGAGCTGAACGCTTTAACGAAGAGACCACCGTTGCCGCCGTTCAGGAGACCGGTTAGCAAGTTGAATTTGACCAGGAGTCCATCGCCCTGCAGCTTCTCCTCCAACCACTCCTGTCGTTCGAGATCGGCATCCGTCCTGTCCTCCAGGACTCGAACTAGCCTCGACTCGCCGACCAACCTCACCACACCTCCGAGAAGAATCTTTCCTGTGGAGAATAACTCGTGTTTGGATTCGATGGAGGATCTGTCCGTGAAGGAACAGGCTCCTGTTGTGTTCGATGCCAGCCTCAATTTTGTGCTGGGTTGCGACAAGCAGAAAGTGAGACAATCCTTCAGACCAACGGCTTCTCACATGGAGCCATCGACCGCCTCCTCTTACTTGTCCTCCAAGATCTCGCAATTCCTCAAGAGGACCGATCACATAATGGACGAGTGGCGAAACCTGGGTCACAGGGATGACTCGGATAACGATTTGAACTCGATGATGACACGGGGTCGGAGGAGAGGACAGATGGGGAGAAGTCAGAGCGCCACGAACATCATGATCCGCGGTTATCAGTATTACAGCAGGTCGAACAGCGTTGGGAAAAACTCTTATTCGAGGCGTTCCATTTCTCGCGCTTCGGAAGACAGGACCATTTCCGATGGTCAAGAG TTGAGCGAAATGACCGCCGATTTTGCAGAAGAGCATTCGACGTCGACACTGGCGGCCGAGAGAATCGACGCCGAAACATCGGAGCGTCTGCGACTGGAACGTGAACTCCAGGATATAACCGAGGCGAATAAGAATCTCCAGCAGACGACTGAACGTCTGGAAATGGAACTTTTGTATGCAAGGGCCGCAGATTTGAACGGTGTCGCATCGGATGCCGAGGATGGCGAAGACGGTGGCGTATACAAACAGAGATACGAACACGCCGTGAGAGAGCTCGAGttcacaaaaagaaaaatggcgcAACAGCACGAGGATGATCTTGAACAGCTTGTCGGGCTTAAGAAGCAATTAGAGAAGAAG TTAGCCGATGCTTATGAAGAAGTGGAAGAACAACGTCAAGTCGTCGGACAATGGAAGAGACGCGTCCAAAAATTGAACGGCGAAATGCATGATCTAAGATTATTGCTTGAGGAACAAACAGCCAGGAATAATCTTCTGGAAAAGAAACAGCGcaa GTTCGATTCGGAAActcaaaatttaatgaacGATCTACGACAAGAAAAAGCGCAACGTGAAAGATTAgccagagaaaaagaaattgcgaTTGCAGAGAAATTTACCATAGAGCAAAATCTTAGC gACGCAAGATTAGAAATCGAattaaaggaagaaagattACGGACATTAAGTCAAGAACTTGAAGAATTAACATTTGGCGGGAAAACGGAAGAGGAAGTAGCACAGTTGAAAAAAGCGAAGCACGAATTAGAGAAAAGAGTAAAAGATCAAGAAGAAGAGTTAGATGATCTTGCTGGTCAAGTGCAGCTTCTTGAGCAAGCGAAGCTGAGGCTAGAGATGAGTATCGAGCAACAGCGTAAAGAAATACGCAAAGAAATGCAACAAAGGGATGAGGAACTGGAAGATGTGCGTGGTAACGCATTGAAAAAAGTGAAAGCTTTGGAATCACAGCTGGAAAACGAACATGAGGAGAGAACGATATTACTTCGAGAAAAACACGAGCTGGAACGTCGTTTGGTTGCTATTGAGGAACAAGATCGTGCTGAACGTGCCGCAGAAGCTGAAACTATGCAtag GTTGAAGAGAGACTTGAAAAGAACCAAAGCTTTGCTAAGAGATGCTCAAACGATGCTGGAGAGATCAAAAGGCGATTCGACTGGTAAGGCAGCTCTAcgacaattaaaaaatcaattggaGGATGCAGAATGTGCTAGAGCAACTGCTGTCAAAGCGAAACAAGCATTGGAACAAGAATTAAATGAGACACAGGCTTCGCTAGAGGAAGCTCAACGACAACGCTCTGAAGCGGAAGAACGGGCAAATATAGCTAGTCGTGAACGAACTGAGCTATTATCACAATTggaagaaaacgaagaagagTTAGCTGaa gttttaaagaaatatcggGCAGCAGTGCAGCAAGTATCGGCAGAACAGGGTCAATTACAAGAAGCACAAGTACAGATTGCTGCATTAGAAGCGGAAAAGTCTGCCTTGAAGGATCAATTATCAGAGTTGACACAACGACTCGAATCCGTTGAACAGCTCGGTGATCCAACTGCCAACAGTCTTGCTACACGGCGACTCGAGTTCCGTGCCAAGGAACTCGAAAGTAAGCTAGAATTGGAACAAACCACGAGAGCACGTTTAGAa ACTCAAATAGCGAGATTGAAAGAAAGTGTGGAGAAATTACAAACTGAATGTGCACTACTTCGTACAAAAGAACAGAGTGCCCAAGATACTTCCAGAAGATTGCAAAGATCATTACGGGAAGCAAGAGAAGAGGCCAGTTCAGCTCTAGCGCGTGAACAAGAATCTACCCGTGCTCGTCGCGAATTGGAAAAATCTCTTGAGGCTGCTGAAGCAGAAACTAAAGTCGCCAGAGACGATCTTAGATTGGCGCTTCAAAGAATCGATGATCTGCAAAGCGCTATTCAAGGTGAACTTGATTTGGATTGCAGCGAGGAAGGGACAACGGAAAATAGTGATAGGTATCtattgtattaa